From a single Miscanthus floridulus cultivar M001 chromosome 8, ASM1932011v1, whole genome shotgun sequence genomic region:
- the LOC136468661 gene encoding uncharacterized protein — protein sequence MPRGGWCVRCVGGGQEVDGAPTAAQPQGPASRAGRRLASGPPAEAGPASLPHRARLDSLGPAQHRAAPGLPPRACPRRAASCPDRVRARSPRGRPALATPAARQPRPGSTSTRAPSSAPQRCLLPITPPALSAAEQQQQLPPARNTSSPPPPPLPRRQHTPPTPPFPIHAASSSA from the exons ATGCCGCGTGGCGGCTGGTGCGTGCGGTGCGTCGGCGGAGGTCAGGAGGTGGACGGTGCACCGACCGCAGCGCAGCCACAGGGGCCCGCCTCCCGAG cgggccgccgcctcgcttctggcccgccagccgaagccggcccagcgagcctCCCGCACCGCGCGCGCCTCGAttcgctcggcccagcccagcaccgcgccgcgcccggcctgcctccgcgcgcctgcccgcgccgcgccgcgtcgtgccccgaccgcgtcagggcgcgctcgccgcgtggccgccctGCGCTGGcaacgcccgccgcgcggcagccacggcctggCTCCACCTCCACGCGCGCGCCTTCTTCTGCCCCGCAGCGCTGCCTCCTCCCCATTACTCCTCCCGCTCTCTCAGCCGcagagcaacagcagcagcttcCGCCCGCGCGCAACacgagctcgccaccgccgccgccgctgcctcgacgGCAGCATACCCCTCCCACGCCTCCATTCCCGATTCAcgccgccagcagctccgcctag